From the genome of Fusarium keratoplasticum isolate Fu6.1 chromosome 11, whole genome shotgun sequence, one region includes:
- a CDS encoding GH43-C2 domain-containing protein, whose product MVNETSPTCVNPILWEDLPDMEVIRVDDVYYMSASSFHFSPGAPLLRSYNLVDWEYIGHSVPDLAAFSPKFRLDGKNALGYIKGVWASTLKYRTSNGLFYWYGAIQGTNETFIYTAKNPSGPWTAHPPIEHYYYDCGVLIDEDDSFYMAYGTKTIHVAKLSADGLTQVSTQPVHESEHFLEGARMYNIKGKYYIWLTKPWAGQYVLKSENGPLGPYECRNVVGSIRAPVPGAGPPHQGGLVETADGKWYYMAFIDAFPAGRIPVLAPVEFDSEGWPSIVADYPDECGQWRVEYPPAVEHCRAEKPKTCWREHSFTGELEHCWEWNQSPDNSKWSIQSNQLVLEAAAVTDCLYLAPNTLTHRTLGPSSTATFCVDWAKLKDGDRAGASIFRDHSAYIGIHMDGDKANLVYVDDLTLGPAGELVNWLDGRPVAGDWGVTSKGSVKAETPLTQQRLWLRVRVNVAAACVDGYEKEPRQATFEYSIDGATFERFGPVFTLVNAGDGWIGYRFAVFNFATKALGGQLTVESCAIEK is encoded by the exons ATGGTCAATGAGACGTCCCCCACCTGTGTCAACCCCATTCTCTGGGAAGACTTGCCAGATATGGAAGTCATCCGCGTCGACGACGTCTACTACATGAGCGCGTCGTCTTTTCACTTTTCACCTGGTGCACCGCTTCTTCGGTCATACAATCTTGTAGACTGGGAATACATCGGCCACTCGGTCCCAGACCTGGCTGCGTTTAGCCCCAAGTTCCGCCTAGATGGCAAGAATGCTCTCGGTTACATCAAGGGTGTTTGGGCTTCGACTCTCAAATACCGAACGAGCAACGGCTTGTTTTACTGGTACGGCGCCATTCAGGGAACCAACGAGACCTTCATCTACACAGCCAAGAACCCCAGTGGCCCATGGACCGCACATCCTCCTATTGAGCACTACTACTACGACTGCGGTGTGCTcattgatgaagatgactcTTTTTACATGGCCTACGGAACAAAGACGATTCACGTTGCCAAGCTGTCTGCCGATGGGCTCACGCAAGTCTCGACTCAA CCCGTACACGAGTCGGAGCATTTTCTCGAAGGCGCTCGCATGTAcaacatcaagggcaagTACTACATCTGGCTGACAAAGCCTTGGGCTGGACAATATGTGCTCAAGTCCGAGAACGGACCCCTCGGGCCCTATGAGTGCCGCAATGTTGTGGGCAGCATTCGCGCTCCAGTTCCAGGTGCCGGACCACCACATCAAGGAGGTCTGGTAGAGACGGCAGACGGCAAGTGGTACTACATGGCCTTCATCGATGCTTTCCCCGCTGGTCGCATCCCCGTCCTGGCACCTGTCGAGTTTGACAGCGAGGGCTGGCCAAGTATTGTGGCCGATTACCCTGACGAGTGCGGACAATGGCGGGTGGAATACCCTCCTGCTGTTGAGCACTGCCGCGCCGAGAAGCCTAAGACATGCTGGAGAGAGCATTCCTTCACCGGCGAGCTGGAACATTGCTGGGAGTGGAATCAAAGCCCTGACAACTCCAAGTGGAGCATTCAAAGCAATCAGCTGGTCCTCGAAGCCGCCGCAGTCACAGACTGCCTCTACCTGGCGCCCAACACCCTCACCCACCGAACCCTGGGGCCAAGCAGCACGGCTACCTTTTGTGTGGACtgggccaagctcaaggatggagacAGAGCTGGTGCATCAATCTTTCGCGATCACAGTGCATATATTGGCATTCATATGGacggcgacaaggccaatTTGGTGTACGTTGACGATCTGACACTTGGGCCTGCTGGGGAATTGGTCAACTGGCTGGACGGTCGACCAGTTGCAGGAGACTGGGGAGTCACCTCAAAGGGCTCTGTCAAAGCCGAGACACCATTGACGCAGCAACGACTTTGGTTGCGAGTCCGCGTCAACGTCGCAGCTGCATGCGTTGACGGATATGAGAAGGAGCCCAGACAAGCGACATTCGAGTACAGCATCGACGGCGCCACCTTTGAACGCTTTGGTCCTGTTTTTACGCTCGTCAATGCGGGTGATGGCTGGATTGGCTATCGTTTTGCTGTGTTTAACTTTGCGACCAAAGCTTTGGGAGGACAGCTGACTGTGGAATCCTGCGCGATTGAGAAGTGA
- a CDS encoding MFS domain-containing protein, with translation MAPKLTSASENVGGTTHYTDLSSVLPQRTQPWWKTPHLVKLNLLLSVPMMTGYLIGFDSSMMNGLQSVPVWISDFDNPTGARLGVLNTMQIIGAVVCLPIVPYIADRFGRRLPVFVGSLLALLGTALQTAATNLDLFLAGRFFVGFGTGMVGVAANPLMAELSYPTHRPFITSFASTTWFLGAIVAAWSTYGTFKMSNSWSWKIPSLLQCIPSLYQGCFIYLVPESPRWLVSHGKLEEARKVLNRYHAGENTDADVSPLVRYEMAEIEAAIELEKLQNTKSYLDFFSTKGNRWRLAIAIILGLSAQWSGNGLVSFYLVIVLRSIGIEDPERQNLINGGLTIFCYGIAIIGATGILRFGRRTILLAGFAGMASAYLIWTVLSSINQQRNFEDGSLGIGVVAMIFVFQLFYNLSIGPVLPTYILEIMPYTLRAKGYTIEQIFTYGAGLFNGFANPVAMEALEWKYYIVWIVMLCVWLVLVYFFFPETAGRTLEEVSQIFDGDQVNVTATAHMNAKAGPTEDVIETV, from the exons ATGGCACCCAAGCTTACTTCTGCATCCGAAAATGTGGGAGGAACGACCCACTATACCGACTTGAGCAGTGTCCTGCCACAACGAACACAACCATGGTGGAAGACACCACACCTGGTCAAGCTCAATCTTTTGCTTTCGGTGCCAATGATGACGGGATACCTAATTGGATTCGACTCAAGCATGATGAATGGACTCCAATCTGTTCCAGTTTGGATCTCTG ACTTTGATAACCCTACCGGGGCCCGCCTCGGcgtcctcaacaccatgcaGATCATTGGCGCCGTTGTGTGCCTACCGATCGTCCCCTACATCGCTGATCGCTTTGGCCGCCGGCTTCCTGTGTTTGTTGGCTCGTTGCTTGCCCTTCTAGGGACAGCTCTTCAGACGGCCGCCACCAACCTGGACCTTTTCCTGGCCGGCCGCTTTTTCGTAGGCTTTGGCACTGGAATGGTTGGAGTTGCCGCCAACCCGCTCATGGCAGAGCTGTCTTATCCTACGCATCGACCCTTCATCACTTCGTTTGCTTCTACGACCTGG TTCCTTGGAGCAATTGTTGCAGCTTGGAGTACTTATGGCACCTTCAAAATGAGCAacagctggagctggaagaTTCCCTCTCTGCTCCAGTGCATTCCTTCGCTTTACCAAGGCTGCTTCATCTACTTGGTGCCTGAATCGCCCCGATGGCTAGTGAGCCACggcaagctggaggaggcgagAAAGGTTTTAAACCGCTACCATGCTGGTGAGAATACGGATGCAGATGTGTCGCCACTTGTGCGATACGAAATGGCGGAGATTGAGGCTGCTAtcgagcttgagaagcttcaAAACACAAAGTCATACCTCGACTTTTTCTCGACCA AGGGAAACCGCTGGCGTCTCGCAATTGCCATCATTCTGGGCCTCTCTGCTCAGTGGTCCGGTAACGGTCTCGTCTCCTTCTACCTGGTCATCGTCCTTCGAAGCATCGGCATTGAGGATCCCGAGCGCCAGAACTTAATCAATGGCGGTCTCACCATCTTCTGCTACGGTATCGCTATCATCGGCGCTACAGGCATCCTCCGCTTTGGACGCAGGACTATTCTGCTGGCAGGCTTCGCTGGCATGGCATCTGCCTACCTGATCTGGACTGTTCTCTCATCCATCAACCAGCAGCGCAACTTTGAAGATGGAAGTCTGGGCATCGGCGTTGTCGCCATGATTTTCGTCTTCCAGCTCTTCTACAACCTCAGCATCGGCCCGGTCCTGCCCACATATATCCTCGAGATCATGCCTTACACGCTCCGTGCTAAGGGCTATACCATTGAACAGATCTTCACCTATGGAGCTGGTCTCTTCAACGGCTTCGCCAACCCAGTTGCCATGGAGGCTCTCGAGTGGAAGTATTACATTGTCTGGATCGTCATGCTCTGCGTCTGGCTGGTTCtcgtttatttctttttcccCGAGACTGCTGGTCGAACCCTTGAGGAAGTCAGTCAGATTTTCGATGGAGACCAAGTCAATGTCACTGCTACTGCTCACATGAACGCCAAAGCAGGCCCGACCGAGGATGTCATCGAGACTGTTTAA
- a CDS encoding Beta-glucosidase, with amino-acid sequence MASVDIDAILANLSLEEKISLLAGGDVWLTVPIPDKGVPCVKTTDGPNGARGSKIKDGKSAACFPAACNVASTFDVDIARRIGMALGEETLTKGARCLLAPTVCIHRHPLGGRNFESFSEDPFLTGQMGIANVIGLQSIGVSATVKHFAVNEQETQRLNVNAVIAERPLREIYLKPFELIIKNANPWAIMTAYNKINGHHADSNEYLLKKVLRGDWGWTDGLIMSDWGGVNSTAESINAGVDLEMPGPARWRKPEVVLEAMKQGKLTEETITDRARKVLAFLKRLNAFESPIWSDPEEHAIVNPQHSALIREAGAKGIVLLKNENHCLPLTKEKVQGKKIALLGYAKECLAHGGGSASVKPHYRVTPWEAFHEAFKGQDVEFVYSKGAHTFRQLPLLVDHIFDLEGSPGFTYHIYEPGNSTPTKTIHGYDKSEMSLLDGHILHNVEIDLIGAFHPPESASYYLTLSSLGPSKLFINDKIILEQKANCPDAMGFLFGGVPVPKVRVPMEAGKKYTIRVHASPPVPDGDKDLGFLEGQVGVRLGYMSSTEHDADILSEAVDLAKLSDYSIIFTGNDPAWETEGQDQASFHLPKDGSQDRLVSAIAAVCSNTIVVNSTGVAVAFPWLHQVQGLLQTWFPGQEAGNSIVDVLTGAQNPEGHLTCTFPKRLHDCPAYGNFPGDKHSTHGLEVKYEEGVFVGYRHFDRLPADAVNFPFGFGLSYTTFGFEEFTVSKQSGDIFAVQLRVRNTGAVKGATAVQIYVGSKNPSLSNPIKVLAGLKKVTLELGSSTMVEILVEARDFAFWDEETHGWVVEAGEYEFSVGRSSAELVAKLVVQLDHKTFAP; translated from the exons ATGGCATCTGTTGATATCgatgccatcttggccaacctGTCTCTCGAAGAAAAG ATTTCATTGCTAGCTGGCGGCGATGTATGGTTGACCGTACCAATTCCAGACAAAGGCGTTCCCTGTGTCAAG ACAACCGATGGCCCAAACGGCGCCCGGGGCAGCAAAATCAAGGATGGAAAGAGTGCAGCCTGCTTTCCTGCTGCTTGCAATGTGGCCTCGACCTTCGACGTCGACATTGCCCGTCGTATCGGTATGGCCCTAGGTGAAGAGACACTGACAAAGGGGGCCCGTTGCCTCCTAGCCCCGACTGTCTGCATCCACAGACATCCGCTTGGAGGTCGCAACTTTGAAAGCTTCTCTGAGGATCCTTTCTTGACTGGTCAGATGGGCATAGCCAATGTTATTGGGCTCCAATCCATTGGGGTGTCAGCGACTGTCAAGCACTTTGCCGTCAACGAGCAAGAGACGCAGCGGCTCAATGTCAacgccgtcatcgccgaACGACCACTTCGTGAGATCTACCTCAAGCCGTtcgagctcatcatcaagaacgccAACCCGTGGGCCATCATGACGGCATacaacaagatcaacggACACCACGCCGATTCCAACGAGTACTTGCTGAAGAAAGTTCTCCGGGGTGACTGGGGCTGGACTGATGGCTTAATCATGAGTGATTGGGGCGGCGTCAATTCAACGGCTGAGTCGATCAACGCTGGCGTGGATCTTGAGATGCCGGGGCCCGCGCGTTGGAGAAAACCAGAAGTGGTGCTTGAAGCTATGAAACAAGGCAAACTGACAGAAGAAACCATCACCGACAGGGCTCGCAAAGTGCTTGCCTTCCTCAAGCGACTGAATGCCTTCGAAAGCCCGATCTGGAGTGATCCAGAGGAACACGCCATCGTCAATCCCCAACACTCGGCTCTTATCCGCGAAGCCGGCGCTAAGGGCATCGTGCTTCTCAAAAACGAAAACCACTGCTTGCCTTTGACGAAAGAAAAAGTGCAAGGAAAGAAGATTGCTCTTCTCGGTTATGCTAAAGAGTGTCTCGCTCATGGCGGCGGGAGCGCGTCGGTTAAGCCGCATTATAGGGTCACTCCGTGGGAGGCCTTCCACGAGGCATTCAAGGGCCAAGATGTGGAGTTTGTCTACTCTAAAG GCGCACATACGTTCCGTCAACTCCCCCTTCTCGTCGATCACATTTTCGACCTTGAGGGAAGCCCGGGATTCACGTACCATATTTATGAACCGGGAAATTCGACGCCTACGAAGACGATTCACGGTTATGACAAGTCCGAGATGTCACTCCTGGATGGGCACATTCTGCACAACGTTGAGATAGACCTCATCGGTGCATTCCATCCGCCTGAGTCAGCCAGTTACTACCTCACTTTATCCAGCCTGGGTCCATCTAAATTGTtcatcaacgacaagatTATACTGGAGCAAAAGGCCAATTGTCCAGACGCAATGGGCTTCCTGTTTGGAGGGGTCCCTGTCCCCAAAGTCCGCGTCCCCATGGAAGCAGGCAAGAAGTACACCATCCGAGTTCATGCTTCACCGCCTGTACCCGATGGAGACAAGGATCTTGGCTTTCTGGAAGGTCAGGTTGGAGTGCGCTTAGGCTACATGTCATCAACGGAGCATGACGCCGATATCCTGTCCGAAGCTGTCGACCTTGCCAAATTAAGCGACTACTCCATCATCTTTACCGGAAACGACCCGGCGTGGGAGACAgagggccaagaccaagcaaGCTTCCATCTACCAAAGGACGGCAGCCAAGACCGTCTCGTCTCCGCTATCGCAGCTGTATGCTCGAACACAATCGTCGTGAACAGCACCGGCGTCGCAGTGGCTTTTCCCTGGCTGcaccaagtccaaggcctcCTCCAGACGTGGTtcccaggccaagaagccggAAACTCCATCGTCGACGTTCTGACGGGCGCGCAAAATCCCGAGGGCCACTTGACATGTACGTTCCCGAAGAGACTCCACGACTGTCCTGCGTACGGCAACTTTCCCGGGGACAAGCACAGCACCCACGGCTTGGAGGTCAAGTACGAGGAGGGAGTGTTCGTGGGATATCGTCACTTTGATAGGCTACCAGCTGATGCAGTCAACTTTCCGTTTGGCTTCGGCTTATCTTATACGACCTTTGGATTTGAAGAGTTTACTGTGAGTAAGCAATCTGGAGACATCTTTGCAGTTCAACTCCGGGTACGAAACACTGGAGCTGTCAAGGGTGCGACGGCGGTGCAGATTTATGTTGGCAGCAAGAACCCATCTCTCAGCAACCCTATCAAGGTTCTTGCCGGGCTGAAAAAGGTTACTTTGGAGCTAGGATCGTCCACCATGGTCGAAATTCTTGTTGAGGCGCGTGACTTTGCCTTCTGGGATGAGGAGACTCATGGATGGGttgttgaggctggggagTACGAATTCAGCGTCGGCAGATCGTCCGCAGAGCTTGTGGCAAAGTTGGTAGTTCAGCTTGACCACAAGACCTTTGCACCTTGa
- a CDS encoding AB hydrolase-1 domain-containing protein: MSEEQVPSQELFFRSYNESSPITLVLLHGLFSCSLEWEHVVPHLKEYHVIVPDLPKHSQSRNIGPFSLDLAANSVANLIKNHAHDGKAHVIGLSLGGFVTMELIHRHPTLVNSAFVTGSAPFLPWQVWAAKRPSLLHYGLSFVHSTGLYAFMVWKAGLKSHGELSKEIVANNDWNLVNDAYGELAEWQQEAVKRVAAQDKRILVAGGDQGDNLEGTKQLALELQRQGNTDGKKSCAYVVKGATHAWDLQFPELFADGIKAWIEERSLPKGFESLL, from the coding sequence ATGTCGGAAGAACAAGTGCCCAGCCAAGAACTCTTTTTCCGTTCATACAATGAATCTTCACCAATTACACTCGTGCTCCTCCACGGCCTCTTTTCTTGCAGCCTCGAGTGGGAGCACGTCGTGCCTCATCTGAAAGAATATCATGTCATAGTCCCCGACCTCCCCAAGCATTCCCAGTCACGAAATATTGGCCCATTCTCACTAGATTTGGCTGCGAACAGTGTCGCAAATCTCATCAAGAATCATGCGCACGATGGAAAAGCCCACGTCATCGGCCTATCGCTAGGCGGCTTTGTCACCATGGAACTCATACACCGCCATCCAACCCTTGTCAACTCTGCCTTTGTTACCGGATCGGCACCCTTTTTGCCTTGGCAAGTCTGGGCGGCAAAGCGACCGAGCTTGCTACACTATGGTCTATCGTTTGTGCACTCCACGGGACTCTACGCGTTTATGGTGTGGAAAGCCGGCCTCAAGAGCCATGGAGAGTTGTCAAAGGAGATTGTTGCCAATAACGACTGGAACTTGGTAAACGACGCATATGGGGAACTCGCTGAGTGGCAGCAGGAGGCTGTTAAAAGAGTTGCTGCGCAAGACAAGCGCATCCTGGTGGCTGGCGGCGATCAAGGTGATAACCTTGAGGGCACAAAACAACTGGCTCTCGAACTTCAACGACAGGGAAATACGGATGGCAAAAAGAGCTGCGCTTATGTGGTCAAGGGCGCAACTCATGCATGGGATTTACAGTTTCCAGAACTTTTTGCTGATGGGATCAAAGCCTGGATTGAAGAAAGGTCTTTGCCTAAAGGTTTTGAGAGTCTGCTATAG
- a CDS encoding Glucanase, with protein MYRAISLATALIASVRAQQACTSTQETHPPLTWSKCTESGCTEVSGSVVVDANWRWTHTVEGSTNCYTGNKWDTSICPDGKTCAEKCCVDGADYASTYGVTTSGDQLSLSFVTKGAYATNVGSRLYLMEDDETYQMFSLLGNEFTFDVDVSQISCGVNGALYFVSMDEDGGKAKSDGNKAGAKYGTGYCDAQCARDVKFINGEANVENWTPSETDPNSGTGNLGACCPEMDIWEANDISTAYTPHPCKTLTYHTCEGDNCGGTYSKTRYAGTCDPDGCDFNPFRQGNETFYGPGSEFTVDTTKKVTVVTQFIKGSSGGLSEIKRFYVQNGKVIGNPESKVANNAGNSVTEEFCSAQKKAFGDDDDFVAKGGFSQMSDALAAPMVLTMSLWDDHKANLLWLDSTYPVDATGAGAKRGTCSTDSGVPKEVEAEAPNSKVSFSNIKFGPIGTTFEGGEEASSGSGSTSPSKAASASPVASKSASAGAQTSVAASKPQTTVVQSIKPSSVAAQSPSSAAAEVPKASSSQAAAVPSKKPATTEVNTPVATEDEEEECEADPEDAQPTSAKPATTAGSGSQPSAKPSAAQPSAQPSAQPSSGSDSSSAAGAYQRCGGQGWTGATTCISGYTCKEQNPWYSQCVASA; from the exons ATGTACCGCGCTATCTCACTCGCTACGGCGTTGATCGCCAGTGTTCGCGCGCAGCAGGCCTGCACCTCGACTCAAGAGACCCACCCACCCCTGACCTGGTCCAAGTGCACCGAGAGCGGTTGCACCGAGGTTTCCGGCTCGGTCGTCGTTGACGCCAACTGGCGATGGACTCACACTGTCGAGGGTAGCACCAACTGTTACACCGGTAACAAGTGGGATACCTCCATCTGCCCCGACGGCAAGACTTGCGCAGAGAAGTGCTGCGTTGACGGTGCCGACTATGCTTCCACCTATGGTGTAACCACCAGCGGTGACCAGCTTAGCCTGAGCTTCGTAACGAAAGGGGCATACGCCACGAATGTGGGAAGCCGTCTGTATCTCAtggaggacgatgagaccTACCAGATGTTCTCTCTGCTCGGAAACGAGTTCACCTTTGACGTCGACGTCTCTCAGATCAGCTGCGGTGTCAACGGTGCCCTGTACTTTGTCTCcatggacgaggacggtggcaaggccaagagcgACGGTAACAAGGCAGGTGCCAAGTACGGCACTGGCTACTGTGATGCTCAGTGTGCCCGCGAcgtcaagttcatcaacgGCGAGGCCAACGTTGAGAACTGGACCCCCTCCGAGACCGACCCCAACTCGGGAACCGGCAACCTCGGTGCTTGCTGCCCTGAGATGGATATTTGGGAGGCCAACGATATCTCTACTGCTTATACTCCCCACCCTTGCAAGACCCTCACCTACCACACATGCGAGGGCGATAACTGTGGCGGAACTTACTCCAAGACCCGCTACGCCGGCACCTGCGACCCCGATGGCTGCGACTTCAACCCCTTCCGCCAGGGCAATGAGACCTTCTACGGACCCGGATCTGAGTTTACTGTCGATACCACGAAGAAGGTCACCGTTGTCACCCAGTTCATCAAGGGAAGCAGCGGTGGTCTCTCCGAGATCAAGCGCTTCTACGTCCAGAACGGTAAGGTCATTGGCAACCCCGAGTCCAAGGTCGCCAACAACGCCGGTAACTCGGTCACTGAGGAGTTCTGCTCTgcccagaagaaggcctttggcgatgatgacgactttGTTGCCAAGGGTGGCTTCTCCCAGATGAGCGACGCTCTTGCTGCCCCCATGGTCCTGACCATGAGTCTGTGGGACGAC CACAAGGCCAACCTTCTCTGGCTCGACTCGACCTACCCCGTTGATGCTActggtgctggtgccaaGCGCGGAACCTGCTCTACTGACTCTGGTGTCCCCAAGGAGGTCGAAGCCGAGGCTCCCAACTCCAAGGtcagcttctccaacatCAAGTTCGGTCCCATCGGCACCACCTTTGAGGGTGGCGAGGAAGCCAGCTCCGGTTCCGGTTCCACCTCCCCCAGCAAGGCCGCCAGTGCTTCTCCCGTTGCCTCCAAGTCCGCTTCCGCCGGTGCCCAGACCAGCGTTGCCGCCAGCAAGCCCCAGACCACCGTTGTCCAGTCGATCAAGCCCTCTTCCGTCGCCGCTCAGTCGCCTTcttccgccgccgccgaggtccCCAAGGCTTCCTCTTCCCAGGCCGCTGCTGTTCCCTCCAAAAAGCCCGCCACTACTGAGGTGAACACCCCCGTTGCAactgaagatgaggaggaggagtgcGAGGCTGACCCCGAGGACGCGCAGCCCACTAGTGCCAAGCCTGCCACCACCGCCGGCTCCGGATCCCAGCCTTCGGCCAAGCCCTCCGCTGCTCAGCCCTCTGCTCAGCCCTCTGCTCAGCCTTCCAGCGGTTCcgactcttcctctgctgCCGGTGCCTACCAGCGATGCGGTGGCCAGGGCTGGACCGGTGCCACCACCTGCATTTCTGGCTACACCTGCAAGGAGCAGAACCCCTGGTACTCCCAGTGCGTCGCCTCTGCCTAA